The Temnothorax longispinosus isolate EJ_2023e chromosome 4, Tlon_JGU_v1, whole genome shotgun sequence genome has a window encoding:
- the LOC139811092 gene encoding uncharacterized protein, translated as MEYARIFILCLLCIARASEMPPEEIAELTAEPLTYEDLSRISIQGTDGIDEQSTENPRDKRALGLLLSGLAQIFGYTVTPIQFASLPNPNVTSPAAMSNSSKTNVNVKQQTASSRPAKNTTMPKQQETIRFTGVLNFGNNSNIIGHLQRYEQIFHGRGNSTAPTMMTTPRPPTAPTKIPLDPRTNTQTRPPLLAPFFVKIPLPIAPELLPVGTPHEDLGLSYPSPTVSITSGTNENTETPVRQEQETVYRNNEDTERYTVEEKDIYDEKDVKKPVDKHSHQLFVDEPRRNKQQNDRRNELQRKQEERVKKLEQQEEKRNRDKAAHYDEKEMNERYRNREQAIAGRNREYAPKHVSTEERKPARDEEQRDEEEDEGSAEYTSRENLSNESSKQSSKEQKEKEQSEDYPNYDDHSSRHTYKQPEDTDKYPEVRYNQQLPIGDYFHENNPEVIRDSYGEVLDNKKLEDDRIAGYISMFKHPYVQGDAYDSRRAHPEDASREENERETSAEDGYDEHLTRLQKLREEYALPENKYEEYDLNDEGEADRNDRESERIQNRTSARSRGPKTGRLRDKEDNRARRPTGPNRDVARLENAKSQEEVDFARYVPLVVPVRYIDANDKVQQATTRQLNYKEADKSTDSRFSEDNVGPTRTVLKEDLTPQIGLPERPRQLHEGEHKELHVWPPPFDYAFDNTEPANAIIPPNPRNYYPQNYAPNYYQHVVNQVATQDANDKSSEQPSGYIVVVGNPAYPYRYPYNIYYFSNEAVNSRNQILQSNAEVAHPRNQIPHPNAEVTHPRNQIYVAQQSASQQIIQTKPNITEYNLNETTNSPRDYYYQPQEVPASVLDRYRYISGERAPQVKEPFNIEIRSQIPNVENWSNRIYRPQVPSNTAEEAPRPVYVHSQSIASANQNAQSGPSERPRHSRLLRKRKSVRPQNVRRKEDEKATTPQPKNEPEEFLKNEPKEFPKSKPFDDPQSAHDFFGFSKDDYNFGSESSDATKVVEENGKIAEESDVLVAPEPPIAYHHDDESIAKDADDPENNPEKAKVTEYRNKVTTLRVSERRQLMPNGPIHYVDFIRKL; from the coding sequence ATGGAATATGCaagaatatttatcttatgtCTACTgtgcatcgcgcgcgcgtccgaGATGCCACCGGAGGAAATCGCCGAATTAACAGCGGAACCTTTGACATACGAAGATCTATCGAGAATCTCTATACAGGGAACCGATGGAATCGACGAACAATCCACGGAGAATCCTCGCGACAAGAGGGCTCTCGGTCTTCTGCTATCAGGACTGGCTCAGATTTTTGGATACACGGTGACTCCAATTCAATTCGCCTCACTGCCAAACCCGAACGTGACGAGTCCCGCCGCAATGTCCAATTCGTCCAAGACGAATGTCAATGTAAAACAGCAAACTGCATCTTCTCGGCCCGCGAAGAACACCACAATGCCGAAGCAGCAAGAAACCATCAGGTTCACCGGCGTGCTGAATTTCGGCAATAATTCGAACATCATAGGACATCTTCAGCGATACGAGCAGATCTTTCACGGTCGTGGAAATAGTACAGCGCCGACTATGATGACGACGCCGCGACCCCCGACGGCTCCTACGAAGATTCCGTTGGACCCGAGGACAAACACGCAGACGAGGCCGCCTCTGCTAGCGCCGTTCTTCGTCAAGATCCCGTTGCCGATCGCGCCCGAACTTCTGCCAGTCGGAACGCCTCACGAGGATCTCGGGTTATCATATCCCTCCCCGACGGTCTCCATCACGAGCGGCACAAACGAGAATACAGAAACACCGGTTCGACAAGAGCAAGAGACGGTATACAGGAATAATGAGGACACAGAACGATACACGGTGGAGGAAAAGGATATTTACGATGAGAAGGACGTGAAGAAACCGGTGGACAAACATAGTCATCAACTATTCGTCGATGAGCCGCGGCGGAACAAGCAGCAGAACGACAGGCGCAACGAGCTGCAACGCAAACAAGAAGAGCGCGTCAAAAAGCTGGAGCAGCaggaggaaaaaagaaatcgcgATAAAGCTGCTCACTACGATGAGAAAGAAATGAACGAGAGATACAGAAACCGCGAGCAGGCAATCGCTGGTCGAAATCGAGAGTACGCTCCTAAGCACGTGTCAACGGAAGAAAGAAAACCAGCGCGTGACGAAGAGCAACGTGACGAAGAGGAGGATGAAGGCTCCGCGGAGTATACCAGTCGGGAGAATCTCTCAAACGAGTCCTCGAAGCAATCGTCAAAAGagcagaaagagaaagaacagAGCGAGGACTATCCGAATTACGACGATCATTCCAGCAGACACACATACAAGCAACCTGAAGATACCGACAAATACCCGGAAGTGAGGTACAATCAGCAGTTGCCTATCGGCGACTACTTCCACGAAAATAATCCCGAAGTGATCCGCGACAGCTACGGTGAGGTGCTGGACAACAAGAAGCTGGAAGACGACAGAATCGCCGGTTACATAAGTATGTTCAAGCATCCGTACGTTCAAGGTGACGCGTACGATTCGCGAAGAGCTCACCCCGAGGACGCGTCGAGGgaagaaaatgagagagagacaTCTGCCGAGGATGGTTATGACGAGCACTTGACCAGGCTGCAAAAGCTCAGGGAGGAATACGCCCTGCCGGAGAATAAATACGAAGAATACGACTTGAATGACGAGGGTGAGGCGGACAGAAACGacagagagagcgagagaatcCAAAATCGTACGTCGGCAAGATCGAGAGGACCTAAAACGGGACGGCTCCGTGATAAGGAAGATAATCGCGCGAGACGACCGACCGGACCGAATCGCGATGTCGCGAGATTAGAAAATGCGAAGTCGCAGGAAGAGGTCGATTTCGCGAGATACGTGCCTCTAGTCGTGCCCGTGCGCTACATCGACGCGAACGACAAGGTACAGCAAGCAACCACGCGACAGCTGAACTACAAAGAGGCAGATAAATCGACGGACAGCCGGTTTAGCGAAGATAACGTGGGTCCCACGCGAACGGTTCTCAAAGAGGACCTGACTCCGCAGATCGGTTTGCCTGAGAGACCACGGCAGTTGCACGAGGGTGAGCACAAGGAGCTGCACGTGTGGCCGCCGCCTTTCGACTACGCCTTCGACAACACGGAACCCGCGAACGCTATCATCCCGCCAAATCCACGGAACTATTATCCACAGAACTACGCCCCGAATTATTACCAACATGTCGTGAACCAGGTCGCGACGCAAGACGCGAACGACAAGTCTTCGGAGCAACCTTCCGGTTACATCGTAGTCGTTGGTAATCCGGCATATCCGTATCGATATCcctacaatatttattatttctccaACGAAGCTGTAAACTCGCGAAATCAAATTCTTCAATCGAACGCCGAAGTTGCGCATCCGCGAAATCAAATTCCTCATCCGAACGCCGAGGTTACGCATCCGCGAAATCAAATCTACGTTGCTCAGCAAAGCGCCAGTCAACAGATTATCCAAACGAAGCCTAATATCACTGAATATAATCTGAACGAGACCACGAATAGCCCTCGCGACTATTACTATCAGCCTCAGGAAGTTCCAGCGAGCGTTCTCGATCGTTACAGATACATTTCGGGAGAACGCGCTCCTCAAGTCAAAGAACCGTTTAATATTGAGATAAGAAGTCAAATTCCTAACGTGGAAAACTGGTCGAACAGAATATATCGGCCGCAGGTGCCGAGTAATACGGCCGAGGAAGCTCCTCGACCAGTCTACGTACATTCGCAGAGTATTGCGTCTGCAAATCAAAACGCGCAGAGCGGACCGTCGGAAAGGCCGCGTCATTCACGGCTGCTGAGGAAACGAAAGAGTGTACGACCACAGAACGTACGTCGCAAGGAAGATGAGAAGGCAACGACTCCACAACCGAAGAACGAGCCTGAAGAATTCCTGAAAAATGAGCCTAAAGAATTCCCAAAGAGCAAACCGTTCGACGATCCCCAGAGCGCGCACGATTTCTTCGGCTTCAGCAAGGACGATTACAACTTCGGAAGCGAAAGCAGCGATGCGACGAAAGTTGTCGAGGAGAATGGCAAAATTGCGGAGGAGTCGGACGTGCTCGTTGCACCGGAACCGCCGATCGCTTATCATCACGATGATGAAAGTATCGCGAAAGACGCCGATGATCCGGAAAATAATCCGGAGAAAGCCAAAGTCACGGAATACCGGAACAAAGTGACGACCTTGAGGGTGTCGGAACGGAGGCAATTAATGCCAAACGGACCGATCCACTACGTGGACTTTATACGCAAGCTCTGA